The Geitlerinema sp. PCC 9228 genome contains the following window.
TTTCAGCCTCTTCTTGGGTCCAGCCGGCTTGTGCGTCTATGGCCAGTAAAATCAAATCAGCTTTTTCGGCAGCTTCGCGCGATCGCTGGACCCCCATTTTTTCTACTTGGTCGCTGGCTTCCCGAATCCCGGCGGTATCCAAAACCTGAACGGGAATCCCTTGCACCACCAACTGAGATTCTACAACATCGCGGGTGGTTCCCGGTAGTTCGGTAACAATGGCGCGATCGCTACGACTCCACGCATTCAACAAACTCGATTTTCCCACATTGGGACGACCCACAATCGCCACTTTTAACCCGGAACGCAGCAATTCCCCACGGTCGGCAGTTTCCAGCAAATGGCTAACTTCCCGGTTGACCCCTTGAATTTGCTCCACAATGCCTTCTATATCCAAAGGAGGCAAATTTTCTTCAAAATCGATACGCGCCTCAATTTCTGCTAAAATATCTAGGCAAGTACTGCGTAAACTGCGGATAGGTGTGGCTAATTTTCCTTGCAATCCCGCCAAGGCACTTTGCGCCGCTGCTGGCGATTGCGCACCCACCAAGTCAGCAATGCTTTCCGCTTGAGTTAAATCCAACCGACCGTTGAGAAAGGCGCGTAGGGTAAATTCTCCCTGCTGTGCCAATCTGGCACCGGATTCCAAACACAGTTGCAAAACTTGCTGTACGGCAATAATTCCCCCGTGACAGTGGAATTCCACCACATCTTCCCGGGTGTAGGATTTGGGTGCTAGCATCAACAGCAACAACGCTTCGTCTACCGTGTTGCCAGTTTCTGGATGTTTGACAAAACCGTAGAGAATGCGATGGCTTTCCCAAGGTTGCGAACCGGGTGCGTGAAATAATTTTTTGGCAATCGAAACGGCTTCATCTCCCGATACCCGTACGATTCCCACACTCCCTTGTTGGGGAACCACAGCCGTAGCGATCGCTGCTATTGTATCACCCGTCAACGATGTTGCTGTCATAAACCATCAAAAAATTGCGATCGGGAAAGATAGAGGAAAAGAACTTCTAAATCGGTATTGTAACCCAACCGTGGGTAGCCTTTAATCGTCCATATAACTAGCCAGAGAATACACCATCAGCAATCCACCAATTAAACCCAAATTCTTCAAAAAGGGAATGGTTTCTTCCGAATTGACCCAAAAATTGTGAAAAACCAAAGTAGTTGGCACCAAAAATACAATTAATACCAAAGACCCCCAACGAGTTTGCAATCCCGTAATTAAAGAGATAGCACCCACAATTTGGAAAACAATATTTCCCAACAACAATACCGTAGGAATCGGCAACCCTTTATTGGCTATCATTTCCTGTTTCATCGAAAAATCAAGGATACCTGTAATACTGCCATAAACGAAAATCGCTGCCAGACACAACCTGCCGAAAATAACAATGGCGTTCACAAATCCCCCTATTCCTTTAAGAAATTTTCTCAACAAAAGGTTGAATGGTGGCGAAAAACGCCTCCGTAGATTCGTAAGGCAGGACATTTCTTCCCGGGATAATTTTCCCTTCGCCGTTGGGTAAAGCGGATTGATAGTTTTGGATTTTCTCTTGCGGGGATTCCCCTTTGCCATCGCGACTGATGCTAGAAGCTTTTTCTCCCATCACCACCAACGTCGGTTGGGAAATCGACGCAATCGCCTGGGAATAATCTTCCCGCCAAAATCCTGCCAAAAAGGAAAACACAGCATAGCGACTGGCAAAGGATTGGGAACCGTTTTGCAGCATTTGCAACCACTGGCTGTCCACTTGGTCGGGATTGGCAAATAGCTTGCGAATGGAAAAATTCTTTAAAAACTGCTGCCGGCGCGCGTAGCGATAGAACCAACC
Protein-coding sequences here:
- the mnmE gene encoding tRNA uridine-5-carboxymethylaminomethyl(34) synthesis GTPase MnmE, whose amino-acid sequence is MTATSLTGDTIAAIATAVVPQQGSVGIVRVSGDEAVSIAKKLFHAPGSQPWESHRILYGFVKHPETGNTVDEALLLLMLAPKSYTREDVVEFHCHGGIIAVQQVLQLCLESGARLAQQGEFTLRAFLNGRLDLTQAESIADLVGAQSPAAAQSALAGLQGKLATPIRSLRSTCLDILAEIEARIDFEENLPPLDIEGIVEQIQGVNREVSHLLETADRGELLRSGLKVAIVGRPNVGKSSLLNAWSRSDRAIVTELPGTTRDVVESQLVVQGIPVQVLDTAGIREASDQVEKMGVQRSREAAEKADLILLAIDAQAGWTQEEAEIYHNVKQRPVILVVNKVDLLDGGDRNQLQEIENAIAGDGNFIQIVKTAAAKPEGIDQLENAIAQAVHTGNLQAADTDLAINQRQAAALTRAKNALEQVQKAIADDLPLDFWTIDLREATQAFGEITGDEITESMLDRIFSRFCIGK
- a CDS encoding DoxX family protein, whose product is MNAIVIFGRLCLAAIFVYGSITGILDFSMKQEMIANKGLPIPTVLLLGNIVFQIVGAISLITGLQTRWGSLVLIVFLVPTTLVFHNFWVNSEETIPFLKNLGLIGGLLMVYSLASYMDD